The following is a genomic window from Chryseobacterium sp. StRB126.
ACTACTCTATTATACAAAGTCTCTTTAAACTCATTAAAAAGACTTTAATATATAGATTGTTCCTCTTCTTCTGAGAATCATTATCTATCTATTTTAATTTTTCTTTAAGGATTTATTCAAAAGCTTATTGATATCATTATTTATTTCCCGAAATAATTATCTTTGTCGCACAAACAAGTACCATGAGCCACGGAAAGATCCGAGAAGACAAAACCTGCCTGAACTGTGGGCATCAAGTAGAGGAAAGATTCTGCCCTCATTGCGGACAGGAAAATACTGAAAGACGGCAGCCTTTCTATTTTCTGTTCACCCATTTTATTGAAGATTTCACCCATTATGACGGTCAGTTCTGGGGAACTGTAAAAAATCTGTTATTTAAGCCCGGCAAATTGACAAATACTTATCTGGAAGGAAAGAGGCAGAAGTTTGTACCCCCTGTAAAGCTTTATATTTTTGTCAGTTTTATAACATTCTTTGTATTTGCACTTTTTCCTATGGTAAATATAAATTCCAAAGACAAGGATAATGAAGAACACAACAAAACGAGTCTTGTAAAAATCGTAAAACCGGTTACTTCTATTGGAACACAAAAGATTATAGACAGTATAAAGGCTAAAAAAACTCTGACTGAGGAAGATTCTCTTGCCATTGAAAAGCTAAAAATGATTCCGGATTCTACTGAAATAGAGGAAATGATGGATATGGACAGAACGATAGATCCGGACTTCAGTGGTAAAAACTATAAAACAAAGAAGTCTTATGATTCTGCAATAGCTAAAAATCCAGGTTTTTTTGATTTTTTAGAGAAGCCTATTGCTCATAAATTCTTCGAGCTTAAAGAACATGGAGTTACCAAAAAGGAGCTTTTAGACAATATGCTTGAAAAATCATTTCACAATCTGCCTAAAGCCCTTTTTATCTACCTCCCTTTGTTTGCATTCTTCCTATGGATATTCCACAGTAAGAAAAAATGGTGGTATTTTGATCACGGAATTTTCACCCTGCATTATTTCTCTTTCTTATTACTTACCATTTTATTGATATTCCTGTTTGGAAAAGTGGCAAAACTAACGGAAATTAAAGCTTTAAACGCAGTTCTTTATTTAGTAATGACTATCCTTACCATTTACAGTATGGGATATTTCTTTATTGCTCACCGAAGGGTTTACCGTGCACACGGGCTAGTAAGCATTATAGTTGGTATTATGTTATTAACGATAAACTTTTTTGCGTTCATGTTTTTACTTGTAGGACTCGCTCTGGTAAGCTTCATGATGATCCATTAAATAAAAAAAGAGGCAGTCAAATTTGACTGCCTCTTTTTTTATTTTCTTAATGACTTTGTTCCTCTAAAACTTGCTATTACATAATAGGCTACAAACACCATGGAAAACTTCAGGATGGATGGAATGGCCAGTTCAAGTTTAAAAATTAAAGTTCCTATCAGTACAAGAATAGCCATTACAACAAAAGACAGTCCTAATTTTTTAGGCAATGTGAAATCCGGAGTATCCAGATAATAAGCAACACCCCAGGCGGCTCCAAAAGCAACAGCATAATAAAATTCCAGACCGATATTATCTGAACTTAAAAAGAAATAATTGATAAGGAAACTGACTACGGCTCCCAACGCGAAATATATCAAAGCTTTTTGCATGTCTGTAAAATATGGTGCAAAAGTAGAGATTTTAATTTGAGAAATTAATCTCAATTCAGGATAAAAATTACTGATTTAGGTTGATTTGAAGCGCGGAGCTGGAAGCTGGAAGTTATGAAGGCCATAAACAATTACGGTTTCTTTTATTTAAGGTCATTTAATAGTAACTGTAGTTAGTATAACTAAAATAATCCCCTGCCTCCTTCTTCCAGTCATCATCAGTTTTAGTTGCTTCAACCGACATCAGGTTAATTAAGGATATGTCAATTTCTAAATGAAATCTTTAAGTCATTTTTGATTCTGCAACCACCGAACCTTTCGTCTTTCAAATTCTTAAACCTAAAAATGGAATCATTTTATTAAATAGAGACGCCCAAACTTATGATAATCAGCATTATAAAATCAAACACAAGGTTCTTTTTTTATTATTATATTTGAAAACTTAGAAACTTTCTAGAATTTTTATGGAAACCCAAAAATATACTCCAACCAACAAGGTAAGAATCGTAACAGCGGCGTCATTATTTGACGGACATGATGCTGCGATCAATATTATGCGTCGTGTCATTCAGGGAACTGGATGTGAAGTGATTCACTTAGGACATGACAAATCAGCTGAGGAAGTTGTAAACACAGCGATCCAGGAAGATGCGAATGCGATTGCATTAACTTCATACCAGGGAGGTCACAATGAATACTTCAAATATATTTATGACCTTTTAAGAGAAAAAAACTCACCACAGATCAAAATTTTTGGTGGTGGTGGTGGTGTAATCCTGCCTGAAGAAATCGAAGATATCATGTCTTACGGAATCGACAGAATCTATTCTCCTGATGACGGCCGCGAACTTGGATTACAGGGAATGATCGACGATTTAGTGAAAAGATCAGATTTCGCAACAGGAAAAGAGGTTACAGCAAGTGATTTAGATTCAATCGACTTTGAAAATTCTACAAGCATAGCTAAAATCATTTCTGCCGTTGAAAACTTCTCAGAAGAAAAACCTGAACTGGTACAAGCTATTGACGAAAAATCAAAAGATTTAAATATCCCAATTATCGGTATCACGGGTACAGGAGGAGCCGGAAAATCTTCTTTGACAGACGAATTGGTAAGACGTTTTCTACGTTCAAATCCGGGTAAAAAAATTGCCATCATTTCGATTGACCCTTCGAAAAAGAAAACCGGAGGAGCGCTTTTGGGAGACAGAATTCGCATGAATGCGATTAATGATCCAAGAGTGTATATGCGTTCCATGGCGACGAGAGAAAACAACGTTTCCGTTTCTCCGTTCATTCATTCTGCATTAAATGTATTGAAACTAGCTCATCCTGATGTGATTATTTTGGAAACTTCAGGTATTGGTCAATCAGGTTCGGAAGTTTCTGACTTTGCAGACGTTTCCATGTACGTGATGACTCCTGAATATGGAGCTTCTACACAGTTGGAAAAAATCGACATGTTAGATTATGCGGATTTGGTCGCTTTAAACAAGTCTGATAAACGTGGTGCTTTAGATGCACTTCAGGCCGTAAGGAAGCAGTTCCAGAGAAACCATTTGTTGTGGGAAAGCCCATTAGATGACATGCCGGTGTATGCAACAAAAGCATCTCAGTTCAACGACCACGGAACAACTGAGTTATACAACCGATTGGTTGAAAAAGTTAATGAGAAATATTCTGATCTCAACTTGCGAGGTTTTGTGGAACAGGAAATTACAGAC
Proteins encoded in this region:
- a CDS encoding DUF3667 domain-containing protein, translating into MSHGKIREDKTCLNCGHQVEERFCPHCGQENTERRQPFYFLFTHFIEDFTHYDGQFWGTVKNLLFKPGKLTNTYLEGKRQKFVPPVKLYIFVSFITFFVFALFPMVNINSKDKDNEEHNKTSLVKIVKPVTSIGTQKIIDSIKAKKTLTEEDSLAIEKLKMIPDSTEIEEMMDMDRTIDPDFSGKNYKTKKSYDSAIAKNPGFFDFLEKPIAHKFFELKEHGVTKKELLDNMLEKSFHNLPKALFIYLPLFAFFLWIFHSKKKWWYFDHGIFTLHYFSFLLLTILLIFLFGKVAKLTEIKALNAVLYLVMTILTIYSMGYFFIAHRRVYRAHGLVSIIVGIMLLTINFFAFMFLLVGLALVSFMMIH